The following are encoded together in the Osmia lignaria lignaria isolate PbOS001 chromosome 13, iyOsmLign1, whole genome shotgun sequence genome:
- the LOC117602298 gene encoding lipase 3 translates to MKKFIITFMSLWALSSAGSLQFESMMSFKESELNTVQMIRKEGYPAEAHVVLTEDGYLLTMHRIPGKPGSPAIFLQHGLLGSSADWVILGKGKALAFLLADQGYDVWFGNFRGNTYSRAHVSMSSTDAEFWDFSWHESGIYDLPSMITYIVKLKQSHLKAYIGFSMGTTCFYVMSSERPEIARLLQSAYSLAPVAFMKHVRTPLRHLAPFATNSVIMHRLLGKGEFLPQNFVIRFFAKYLCLLDFLEEKICANSMFAIVGFDSAQFNYTLLPAILGHTPAGTSAKTFIHYAQEINSGYFRQYDYGSEENMRIYSSTEPPKYNLSNIATALALFCGPNDWLSSSTDVMRLNAELPKPPIVYRVPFRKFNHIDFLWAKDAPELVYAKLINMLSNKSM, encoded by the exons atgaagaaattcaTCATCACTTTTATGTCGCTATGGGCGCTTTCTTCCGCGGGTTCGTTGCAGTTTGAATCCATGATGTCTTTTAAAGAATCTGAGCTGAATACA GTGCAGATGATAAGGAAAGAGGGTTATCCAGCGGAAGCCCATGTTGTGTTAACGGAAGATGGCTACCTGTTGACGATGCACCGAATTCCAGGGAAGCCTGGATCACCTGCAATTTTTTTACAGCACGGTTTACTGGGTAGCTCGGCTGATTGGGTTATTCTTGGGAAAGGAAAAGCTCTTG CTTTCTTATTAGCCGACCAGGGTTACGATGTATGGTTTGGAAATTTTCGTGGCAACACTTATTCAAGGGCTCACGTTTCCATGTCTTCCACTGATGCCGAATTTTGGGACTTTAG CTGGCACGAGTCAGGTATCTACGATCTACCTTCGATGATCACTTACATAGTAAAACTGAAGCAAAGTCATTTGAAAGCGTATATTGGCTTCTCGATGGGTACAACATGTTTCTACGTAATGTCTAGCGAACGACCGGAAATAGCAAGACTTTTGCAATCAGCGTACAGTCTTGCCCCAGTAGCATTTATGAAACACGTACGGACCCCTTTACGGCATTTGGCTCCGTTTGCAACTAATTCCGTG ATAATGCATCGTTTGTTAGGTAAAGGAGAATTTCTGCCGCAGAATTTTGTTATCAGgttttttgcaaaatatttgtgTTTATTGGATTTCTTGGAGGAAAAGATTTGTGCTAATTCGATGTTTGCTATCGTCGGATTCGACTCAGCGCAATTTAATTAT ACGTTGCTACCTGCGATTCTGGGCCATACACCAGCTGGTACATCAGCCAAGACCTTCATTCATTATGCTCAAGAAATTAATTCAGGGTACTTTAGACAATACGATTATGGGTCAGAGGAAAATATGAGGATTTACAGTAGCACTGAGCCTCCAAAGTATAATTTGTCAAATATCGCAACAGCACTTGCATTGTTCTGTGGTCCAAACGATTGGTTGTCTAGTTCCACT gatgTGATGAGATTAAATGCTGAATTACCAAAGCCACCAATCGTATACAGAGTGCCATTTCGAAAGTTCAATCATATAGATTTCTTGTGGGCCAAAGATGCTCCTGAACTAGTGTATGCTAAGTTAATCAACATGTTATCGAACAAATCTATGTGA
- the rig gene encoding gem nuclear organelle associated protein rigor mortis: protein MNETTLPPSPNWYLSNILACSFNGTIAWGARNTIVIIKPDESEKALQYSIIKHAHKTKVTCLAFTTQFEEVDAHLIASTGDDNVIKIWDSNTLSIVSTYLLKSDTQAIGVDWSYKDPYVTYSASSDGCVLSWNSYFDTVSLISLGKVTPTCLSSCPHDPHLAAIGSKSGLVYIISFQGKGKVIYKLRGHDEEIVSLSWCPVENNVISGNSNRDLLLASGGKDRSVFIWKAGGDGRYEMKISLPMSPLDSHHHRSKSNSSVGNWTVVHWIEPKLLLTNSNWGELISWDLSTISKHKPLCKLIHARHGTGLFSIACMPIVEENLVENWRTKRRHTIWTVALDRRVICCNINENNVEIMHDIYTQGGYVYCIAACPLDTSRVAFGAGDAMLRLWNLSETHSTTFDITAFWQKIKGKIRAISWHPEKENLLAYATEEGRIGMFNTNSNKPPTLLRQYHRNVVYSIGWGANPDNKQHVLYSCAEGELVYYDVEKPNQEPTSVLKKECTEFSWKPDLSCLAVGFENGLISFLNRKFETFGTTKFSSNMLHCLVWHPDSTTTDLTFSPLKNYLAAAFESSTIVIFDLSNLMDHFTKLQESSDNDQVNTDTYKVNEVVCTLTGHTKNVVCLAWSPYISGYLISGSYDGTAQVWNVETQELIATYKGHGGPVLCCMWSPLSSNFIITGSADFTVRIWKIDNNLPQEPVQQKTSKKSEKKHEKVNKITNVSLQDSLTNLTDAVSECSISDTSQTVQKSKTAVVKEVKRKKSERTAYFTKNINTMSNKTLLLDSLLNIVKNMKGEQDQNVEENQKDDSYYMIPLLFSTQEDFLPFLNSEKQAHVEKNRYDLVTQMDMWSDNLKQNLEEAAKEKRVNDYLVSLSASLSMKTWREMCELYAHQLITEGNPYKAVSYLLCIHKTYKAVEVFQDANLYKEAYALGRCKLETDDPVLTNVLRNWAKYSVNVGNFEDAAFIYAKLGDFPEMIKYLTRRKDTATLITAAEIALICDDDTLSKSVAKQAINAALENSEYDVARNIITKFPHLKYQETHLLVLEELEKIIGKNVHFDMIQTWLDGKSNYGLLQALETVCGDCSCYYTDLSQNRFLNTLTNEKMLWLAISHELAVAVASVEKEQKLKHIVTALYTIAQFETLNRKNFENQYSFLTEIVIKLDAKNLIDEESIYAKTSYPVSASMRAYLCYALLNWLVYHIDEEILNSNVQIYINLIEDLLEDALNKQAVKQWSIQCEIGKLENQITSILDKAPDEDKGNEDTKSMMEELNALKTEKKQLLSELVYVPNPVMTYSKAYELYCKLLDETLKVKFFDILSKSWTNATS from the exons atgaatgaaacaacCCTGCCTCCTTCACCAAACTGGTACCTCAGTAATATCCTTGCTTGTTCTTTTAATGGAACCATTGCATGGGGTGCTAGAAATACAATTGTTATTATTAAGCCTGATGAAAGTGAAAAGGCCTTACAATATTCTATTATTAAACATGCTCACAAAACTAAAGTGACTTGCCTTGCTTTTACTACTCAGTTTGAGGAAGTAGATGCTCATTTAATAGCTTCTACAGGAGATGACAATGTCATTAAAATATGGGATTCAAACACATTGTCTATAGTTTCTACTTATCTCTTAAAATCT GATACACAAGCAATTGGTGTGGATTGGTCATACAAAGACCCGTATGTTACATACTCAGCAAGTTCTGATGGTTGTGTATTATCATGGAACAGTTATTTTGATactgtttctttaatttcattagGAAAAGTAACACCTACTTGTCTGTCTTCTTGTCCACACGATCCACACCTTGCAGCTATAGGTTCTAAAAGTGGTTTGGTTTACATCATTAGTTTCCAAGGGAAGGGAAAGGTAATTTACAAACTGAGAGGCCATGATGAAGAAATAGTTAGTCTATCGTGGTGCcctgtagaaaataatgttataaGTGGAAATTCGAATAGAGATTTACTGTTAGCTTCAGGGGGAAAAGACAG GTCAGTTTTTATCTGGAAAGCTGGTGGAGATGGACGttacgaaatgaaaatttcactaCCTATGTCGCCTCTTGATTCTCATCACCACAGAAGCAAATCAAATTCATCTGTAGGTAATTGGACTGTGGTTCATTGGATAGAGCCTAAACTATTGCTTACAAATTCAAACTGGGGTGAATTAATTTCTTGGGACTTATCAACGATATCCAAGCACAAACCTCTCTGCAAGTTAATACATGCACGTCATGGCACAGGATTATTTTCTATTGCATGCATGCCAATTGTTGAGGAAAATTTAGTAGAAAATTGGAGGACGAAACGCAG GCATACCATTTGGACTGTGGCACTGGATCGCAGAGTTATTTGTTGTAACATAAACGAAAATAATGTTGAAATAATGCATGATATTTACACACAAGGTGGCTATGTTTACTGCATTGCTGCTTGCCCTTTAGACACTTCGCGCGTTGCATTCGGAGCTGGAGATGCAATGTTACGATTATGGAATTTGTCCGAAACACATAGTACAACTTTTGATATTACTGCTTTCTGGCaaaaaattaaaggaaaaattcGCGCG atATCATGGCATCCTgaaaaggaaaatttattagCATATGCAACTGAAGAAGGACGAATTGGAATGTTTAACACAAATAGTAACAAACCTCCCACTTTGTTGAGACAGTATCATAGAAATGTAGTGTATTCTATTGGTTGGGGAGCAAATCCAGATAATAAACAGCATGTTTTATATTCATGTGCGGAAGGAGAGCTTGTATATTATGATGTAGAAAAGCCAAATCAAG AACCTACGTCTGTGTTAAAAAAGGAATGTACAGAATTTTCTTGGAAGCCAGATTTGTCTTGCTTGGCTGTAGGATTTGAAAATGG ATtaatttcgtttcttaatcgcAAATTTGAAACGTTCGGGACTactaaattttcttcaaatatgcTACATTGCTTAGTGTGGCATCCCGATAGTACTACAACAGATTTGACATTTTCtcctttgaaaaattatctAGCCGCTGCTTTTGAGTCATCTACAATAGTTATCTTTGACTTGTCTAATTTAATggatcattttacaaaattgcaaGAGTCAAGTGATAATGATCAAGTAAACACTGATACTTATAAAGTTAACGAAGTTGTATGTACCCTAACTGGACACACTAAAAATGTTGTTTGTTTGGCATGGAGTCCATACATTAGTGGATATTTGATATCTGGTAGCTACGATGGAACTGCACAG gTATGGAATGTTGAAACACAAGAATTAATAGCTACTTACAAAGGGCACGGTGGACCAGTACTGTGTTGTATGTGGAGTCCACTAAgttctaattttattataacaggCTCTGCAGATTTTACAGTACGAATATGgaaaattgataataatttgCCACAAGAACCAGTGCAACAAAAAACGTCGaagaaaagtgaaaagaaacacgaaaaagtaaataaaattacCAATGTTTCACTTCAAGATAGCTTAACAAATTTAACGGATGCTGTGTCAGAATGTTCAATTTCAGATACTTCCCAAACTGTACAAA aatCAAAGACAGCGGTAGTAaaagaagtaaaaagaaaaaaatctgaACGAACGGCATACTTtacgaaaaatattaatacaatGAGTAACAAAACGCTTTTGCTTGATTCTCTTCTAAACAttgtgaaaaatatgaaaggCGAACAAGATCAGAATGTTGAAGAAAATCAGAAAGACGATTCTTATTACATGATACCGTTATTATTTTCAACGCAAGAAGATTTTTTGCCATTTTTGAACAGTGAAA aaCAGGCTCACGTTGAGAAAAACCGATACGACCTAGTCACACAAATGGACATGTGGTCTGATAATCTTAAGCAAAACTTGGAAGAAGCTGCTAAAGAAAAACGTGTCAATGACTATTTGGTTTCACTTTCGGCTAGTCTTTCCATGAA AACTTGGAGGGAAATGTGTGAACTATATGCACATCAATTGATAACTGAAGGCAACCCTTATAAAGCAGTATCGTATTTACTCTGTATCCATAAAACGTATAAAGCCGTAGAAGTATTTCAAGATGCAAACTTATATAAGGAAGCATACGCTCTTGGAAGATGTAAACTTGAAACCGATGATCCGGTTCTAACAAACGTGTTGAGAAATTGGGCAAAATACAGTGTAAATGTAGGTAATTTTGAAGATGCAGCTTTCAT TTATGCCAAATTAGGAGACTTTCCAGAAATGATTAAGTATCTCACTCGACGGAAAGATACAGCTACGTTAATAACTGCGGCTGAAATTGCGCTCATATGCGATGATGATACCTTGAGTAAATCTGTAGCAAAACAAGCAATAAATGCAGCTTTGGAAAATTCGGAGTACGATGTAGCTCgaaatataattacaaaatttccgcATCTCAAG TATCAAGAAACACATTTATTAGTTCTTGAGGAACTCGAGAAAATAATTGGGAAAAATGTGCATTTTGACATGATTCAAACTTGGCTAGATGGAAAATCGAATTATGGATTATTGCAAGCTTTAGAAACTGTTTGCGGAGACTGTAGTTGTTACTATACCGATTTATCTCAAAATCGGTTCCTTAATACTTTGACAAATGAGAAAATG TTATGGTTGGCAATTAGCCATGAACTTGCGGTTGCAGTAGCTTCTgttgaaaaagaacaaaaattaaaacacaTTGTTACTGCATTATATACTATTGCTCAATTTGAAACATTAAATcggaaaaatttcgaaaatcagtATAGTTTTTTGACTGAAATTGTTATAAAGTTAGATGCTAAAAATCTAATAGACGAAGAAAGTATATATGCAAAAACCAGTTATCCTGTATCAGCTAGTATGCGAGCTTACTTATGTTACGCTCTTTTAAATTGGCTCGTGTACCATATAGACGAAGAAATTCTTAACAGTAATGTacagatttatatcaatttgatagaagatttacttgaagatgcaTTAAACAAACAAGCAGTGAAACAATGGTCAATACAATGCGAAATTGGTAAACTAGAAAACCAAATAACTTCAATTTTAG ATAAAGCACCAGATGAAGATAAAGGTAATGAAGATACAAAATCGATGATGGAAGAATTAAATGCGCTGAAAACTGAAAAGAAACAACTTTTAAGTGAACTGGTTTATGTGCCAAATCCTGTTATGACTTACAGTAAAGCATATGAATTATATTGCAAATTATTGGATGAAACTCTTAAAGTTAAATTTTTCGACATTCTTTCAAAGTCATGGACAAATGCTACCTCATAA
- the Nup37 gene encoding LOW QUALITY PROTEIN: nuclear pore complex protein Nup37 (The sequence of the model RefSeq protein was modified relative to this genomic sequence to represent the inferred CDS: substituted 1 base at 1 genomic stop codon) — protein MDEALTTPSTFQLRFSKQIYCVELSPYEWSQHLICIALAEEIVIGTVKFQDEDEAVEDIAYNLLRTFRHDSRPHAVAWSPETSLSVVPKVLMFCVAGADFKIRLYSSDMNDDTVCEVRLKSINDFXEWMSYNNFLLKMKGHKDYVNSICYETEGEILASVSDDHTCKLWAVKEDEKCISTFYLKSPGMSVCFHPEKSGKFLVGEKKGLIHMYDIRSQQAIMSLDTDIVPLMSIDWGSNLLRVAAMVAGKLVLWDMSKPSPPLESKPLHIEGGLIVKFSPTYEYFVATIGRPDNLLKITNIKTEQEILCGQVKLISGICWHYKLPYICATSDTEIRFWKIILN, from the exons atggaCGAAGCTCTAACTACACCTTCCACATTTCAATTACGTTTTTCGAAGCAGATATATTGTGTTGAATTGTCACCTTATGAATGGTCCCAACATTTAATTTGCATTGCTTTAGCTGAAGAAATTGTTATCGGTACCGTTAAGTTTCAG GATGAAGATGAAGCAGTTGAAGACATTGCTTACAACCTGTTGAGAACTTTTAGACATGACAGTAGACCACATGCTGTTGCTTGGAGTCCTGAAACCTCCTTGAGCGTAGTGCCAAAAGTTCTGATGTTTTGTGTTGCTGGAGCAGATTTCAAAATAAGATTGTATAGCAGTGATATGAATGATGACACTGTATGTGAGGTAAGATTGAAAAGCATTAATGATTTTTAAGAATGGATGTCTTACAATAACTTTTTGTTAAAGATGAAAGGACATAAGGATTATGTAAATTCAATCTGTTATGAAACAGAGGGTGAGATATTAGCTTCTGTGTCTGATGATCACACATGTAAGCTATGGGCAgtaaaagaagatgaaaaatgtatttcaacattttatttaaaatctccTGGAATGAGCGTTTGTTTTCATCCAGAAAAATCTGGAAAGTTTCTTGTTGGAGAAAAGAAGGGTCTGATCCATATGTATGATATAAGAAGTCAACAAGCAATAATGTCTTTGGATACAGATATTGTTCCTTTAATGTCAATCGATTGGGGATCCAATTTATTAAGAGTAGCAGCTATGGTAGCTGGAAAATTAGTCCTTTGGGATATGTCTAAACCTAG tcCACCCTTGGAATCAAAACCTCTTCATATTGAAGGAGGATTAATAGTCAAATTTTCACCTACTTATGAATATTTTGTAGCAACTATAGGAAGACCAGataatttgttgaaaattacaaatataaaaaCTGAACAAGAAATACTTTGTGGTCAGGTAAAATTAATAAGTGGAATATGTTGGCATTACAAGCTACCATATATTTGTGCAACAAGTGATACGGAAATTCGATTTTGGAAAATAATCTTGAACTAA
- the Cerk gene encoding ceramide kinase, whose protein sequence is MMQEITDQSSRTVLLNTFVVKKKRCRVYFHRGTLIWETEKPPYTRWTLPLTDVLAVRYGDDWIPGANVKEKQPPTSPTSSTVCPTNFILHYAVRGPQMKWSHHSVTMSHTDPRQVASWVKTIRNYLMGLTHRPRKILLFVNPFGGKKKGLKIWEKDVQPLMTIAGIETKMLVTERIGHARDTLLTADLSDFHAVVCIGGDGTLAEVINGLVLRTSKEQQIDPNDPEVSLPTPLLPIGVIPSGSTDTVAYSLHGTTDVQTAAIHIIFGDSTGLDISSVHSEQTLLRLYASVLSYGYLGDVIRDSEKFRWMGPQRYDYSGFKKIIANKGYEGEIQLLSDPCHPATSTRCTKNCTRCLQHMHKSVPDKEISRWMTIRGKFFMVNGANLACACSRSPMGFSPHCHLGDGCVDVILVRHTSLFNNIRMLLRLTSKQKTLYDLPFVEVYRAREFTFRALSTLHMQSDSEINSRYMNSSLSVWNCDGEVIDNSNVKIRVHCQLVNVFTRRAEEAVHERTCFC, encoded by the exons ATGATGCAGGAAATCACCGACCAATCCTCCAGGACAGTGCTCCTGAACACCTTTGTGGTAAAGAAGAAACGGTGCAGGGTCTACTTTCATCGCGGCACGCTGATATGGGAAACGGAGAAACCACCGTACA CAAGATGGACTCTGCCGTTAACGGATGTGCTCGCAGTTCGCTATGGGGACGATTGGATACCCGGGGCGAACGTTAAAGAGAAACAACCCCCTACATCGCCCACCTCGTCCACCGTTTGTCCgacgaattttattttacactacGCCGTTCGTGGGCCACAAATGAAATGGAGCCATCACAGTGTGACAATGAGCCACACAGATCCCAGGCAAGTTGCATCCTGGGTGAAAACCATACGAAATTACTTGATGG GGCTCACCCATCGTCCAAGAAAGATATTACTATTCGTCAACCCTTTTGGAGGGAAGAAGAAGGGGTTGAAAATTTGGGAAAAGGATGTGCAACCGTTGATGACCATCGCGGGTATCGAGACCAAGATGTTGGTCACGGAAAGAATTGGCCATGCTCGTGATACTCTTTTAACGGCAGATTTAAGCGATTTTCAT GCTGTGGTGTGCATCGGAGGTGACGGTACTCTCGCGGAGGTGATCAACGGTCTTGTACTGAGAACCTCTAAGGAGCAACAAATCGATCCGAACGACCCTGAAGTATCTCTGCCGACTCCGTTATTGCCGATTGGGGTGATACCCAGTGGTAGCACCGACACGGTGGCGTACAGCCTCCATGGGACAACCGACGTTCAGACGGCTGCGATACATATCATTTTTGGCGACAGTACCGGCCTCGACATCTCCTCTGTTCACAGCGAACAGACCCTATTGAGGTTGTACGCCAGTGTGCTTAGCTATGGATACCTGGGCGATGTGATACGAGACAGCGAGAAGTTCAGGTGGATGGGACCCCAGAGATACGACTACTCGG GTTTCAAGAAGATAATCGCGAACAAAGGTTACGAAGGCGAAATACAGCTTCTTTCTGACCCTTGTCACCCAGCAACGAGTACAAGATGCACCAAAAATTGCACAAGGTGTTTGCAGCACATGCACAAAAGCGTTCCTGATAAAGAAATTTCTA GATGGATGACCATCAGAGGCAAATTTTTCATGGTGAACGGTGCTAATCTAGCGTGTGCCTGCTCTAGGAGTCCCATGGGATTCAGCCCTCATTGCCATCTGGGTGATGGTTGCGTGGATGTGATTCTAGTTCGGCACACCTCGCTTTTTAATAACATAAGAATGTTGCTCAGGCTGACCAGCAAACAGAAGACTCTG TACGATCTACCTTTCGTCGAGGTGTACAGAGCAAGGGAGTTCACGTTTCGTGCCCTCTCCACATTGCACATGCAGTCTGATAGCGAGATTAACAGTCGCTATATGAACTCGAGCCTGAGTGTGTGGAATTGCGATGGCGAGGTAATCGATAACTCCAACGTGAAAATCAG GGTACACTGCCAACTAGTGAACGTGTTTACCAGGCGAGCCGAGGAAGCAGTTCACGAAAGGACGTGTTTTTGTTAA
- the TfIIS gene encoding RNA polymerase II elongation factor isoform X1, with product MSAEEEVLRIQKKLNKMSSGDGTGQEQALELLKILQKLPVDLELLTKTRIGMTVNALRKSSRDDEVISLSKTLIKNWKKFLSGSNKEKDSTSSSSSKKKDDKSEKNKDDGDQKKDKDATDGNDVKMKEEKPHKDLQRKQSTFPAPTTTDAVRLKCRELLAAALRVDGNTIDGCASPEELAEELEEAIYAEFKNTDNRYKNRVRSRVANLRDAKNPNLRTNFIAGAITPARLASMTAEEMASDEIKQLREQFKKEAINDAQLATVQGTKTDLLKCGKCKKRNCTYNQVQTRSADEPMTTFVLCNECGNRWKFC from the exons ATGAGTGCCGAGGAAGAGGTGCTACGGATTCAAAAAAAGTTGAACAAGATGTCGAGCGGTGACGGGACG GGACAGGAACAAGCATTGGAATTActtaaaatattgcaaaagtTACCAGTTGACTTGGAACTTCTAACTAAGACACGTATTGGAATGACTGTTAATGCATTGAGGAAATCAAGCAGAGATGATGAAGTTATATCATTATCTAaaactttaataaaaaattggaagaaGTTTTTATCTG gatCCAACAAAGAGAAAGATTCTACTTCTTCGAGTAGTTCAAAAAAGAAGGATGACAAATCAGAGAAAAATAAAGATGACGGGGATCAAAAGAAGGATAAAGATGCTACTGATGGAAATGATgttaaaatgaaagaagagaaaCCCCATAAGGACCTTCAAAGAAAACAATCGACCTTCCCGGCTCCTACCACAACAGATGCTGTAAGGCTTAAATGCAGAGAACTTTTAGCGGCGGCTTTAAGAGTCGATGGAAATACGATCGATGGTTGTGCTTCACCGGAAGAATTAGCAGAAGAATTGGAGGAAGCGATTTATgcagaatttaaaaatactgATAACCGATATAAAAATAGG GTGCGTAGTAGAGTTGCTAATTTACGCGATGCAAAGAATCCGAATTTGCGAACGAATTTCATTGCTGGTGCAATAACACCTGCTAGGCTTGCATCTATGACTGCCGAAGAAATGGCGAGCgatgaaataaaacaattaagAGAACAATTTAAAAAGGAGGCGATCAATGATGCCCAACTTGCTACGGTGCAAGGAACAAAAACTGATTTATTAAAATGTGGAAAATGCAAAAAGCGCAACTGCACTTACAATCAAGTGCAAACGCGTTCGGCCGACGAACCTATGACTACTTTTGTGCTATGCAACGAATGCGGTAATCGATGGAAGTTTTGCTAA
- the TfIIS gene encoding RNA polymerase II elongation factor isoform X2 yields MTVNALRKSSRDDEVISLSKTLIKNWKKFLSGSNKEKDSTSSSSSKKKDDKSEKNKDDGDQKKDKDATDGNDVKMKEEKPHKDLQRKQSTFPAPTTTDAVRLKCRELLAAALRVDGNTIDGCASPEELAEELEEAIYAEFKNTDNRYKNRVRSRVANLRDAKNPNLRTNFIAGAITPARLASMTAEEMASDEIKQLREQFKKEAINDAQLATVQGTKTDLLKCGKCKKRNCTYNQVQTRSADEPMTTFVLCNECGNRWKFC; encoded by the exons ATGACTGTTAATGCATTGAGGAAATCAAGCAGAGATGATGAAGTTATATCATTATCTAaaactttaataaaaaattggaagaaGTTTTTATCTG gatCCAACAAAGAGAAAGATTCTACTTCTTCGAGTAGTTCAAAAAAGAAGGATGACAAATCAGAGAAAAATAAAGATGACGGGGATCAAAAGAAGGATAAAGATGCTACTGATGGAAATGATgttaaaatgaaagaagagaaaCCCCATAAGGACCTTCAAAGAAAACAATCGACCTTCCCGGCTCCTACCACAACAGATGCTGTAAGGCTTAAATGCAGAGAACTTTTAGCGGCGGCTTTAAGAGTCGATGGAAATACGATCGATGGTTGTGCTTCACCGGAAGAATTAGCAGAAGAATTGGAGGAAGCGATTTATgcagaatttaaaaatactgATAACCGATATAAAAATAGG GTGCGTAGTAGAGTTGCTAATTTACGCGATGCAAAGAATCCGAATTTGCGAACGAATTTCATTGCTGGTGCAATAACACCTGCTAGGCTTGCATCTATGACTGCCGAAGAAATGGCGAGCgatgaaataaaacaattaagAGAACAATTTAAAAAGGAGGCGATCAATGATGCCCAACTTGCTACGGTGCAAGGAACAAAAACTGATTTATTAAAATGTGGAAAATGCAAAAAGCGCAACTGCACTTACAATCAAGTGCAAACGCGTTCGGCCGACGAACCTATGACTACTTTTGTGCTATGCAACGAATGCGGTAATCGATGGAAGTTTTGCTAA
- the LOC117602302 gene encoding odorant receptor Or2-like: MTVFVSCAISVLIPLLLQFAKSIREKNLDGVMECIPIMATLFVSVIKLLNHNIKRKEFENFFDRMSEQWEISELNGEIHVLNEIIEQGSKMGTLYRISLWVFMIIFLSTPLAAPALDLISRSNESRTKMQLFKLNYIVDTEDYFYIVYIHLTCCSLATVLVIIAMDSLYMVIFHYICGVFVLCGWYQIKKATEISKSDIEGGTFENSNKKDLFRRCVMTHYEAIKFYDYMNDSTRTSYLFQVGLNMPGITSTAVQAVMNFDRPEEAFRIIMFLLGQQFHLYTLSLPGQVLMDRSFELSNDIYCSKWHEIPVKFQKVLHIMLTRSSKPCRLSAGGLYEMNIENFGTIFKTCMSYFTILLSLRE, from the exons ATGACTGTGTTTGTTTCCTGTGCGATAAGCGTTCTTATTCCGTTA TTGTTGCAATTCGCCAAATCAATACGAGAGAAAAATTTAGATGGAGTTATGGAATGCATTCCAATTATGGCCACATTATTCGTCTCGGTGATCAAACTATTAAATCACAACATCAAGCGAAAAGAA tttgaaaatttctttgatCGTATGAGCGAACAATGGGAAATTTCTGAGCTGAATGGGGAGATCCACGTACTGAACGAAATTATCGAGCAAGGAAGTAAAATGGGTACTTTATACAGAA TCAGTTTATGGGTATTTATGATAATATTCCTATCGACACCGTTGGCCGCTCCGGCGTTGGATTTAATATCACGCTCAAACGAAAGCCGAACAAAAATGCAGTTGTTTAAACTAAATTACATTGTCGATACGGAGGATTACTTTTACATTGTTTATATACATTTGACGTGTTGTTCGCTTGCCACCGTCCTGGTAATTATCGCTATGGATTCGTTGTACATGGTCATCTTTCATTATATCTGCGGTGTGTTCGTCTTGTGCGGGTG GTATCAAATTAAGAAAGCAACAGAGATCTCTAAATCGGATATAGAAGGAGGAACCTTCGAAAACAGTAATAAAAAGGATTTGTTCAGACGTTGCGTGATGACACACTACGAAGCCATCAA ATTTTACGATTACATGAACGATAGCACTCGTACCAGCTATCTGTTTCAAGTTGGCTTGAACATGCCAGGTATCACTTCAACGGCTGTTCAA GCAGTTATGAACTTTGACAGACCCGAAGAAGCATTCAGAATAATTATGTTTCTGTTGGGTCAACAATTTCATTTGTACACTCTCAGTTTACCTGGGCAAGTACTTATGGATCGAAGTTTTGAATTATCAAATGATAT ATACTGTTCGAAATGGCACGAAATACCAgtgaaatttcaaaaagtaCTTCATATAATGCTAACCAGATCCAGCAAACCGTGCAGACTATCAGCCGGAGGATTATACGAAATGAACATCGAAAATTTCGGAACA aTCTTTAAAACTTGCATGTCATACTTTACAATTCTACTCTCGCTGAGGGAATGA